CCTCAATCGCCACCAGCCCGCGCTTGACCAGCGTCGTCAGCGAACTCTCCGGCACGGCCTTGCGGCTGAGCACCTCGCGCAGGTCGCGCACGGCCATCCGTCCGCCCACCGCGGCCAGTTCGGCCAGCACGGCGAGCTGGTTCTCGTTCAACTTCGGCAGCCTCGCGCCGGGCTGTCCCTGCTGCTCGGCCCCGGTAAGCACGGCCACCTTGTACGTTCGCCGAGCGTCGCGCTCCTCGGCCAACGCCTCGCGCACCAGCCACTTCTTCCGCACCATGCCTTCAAGCAGCGCCTTATTCGCCTGCGTCGCCGAGCGCAGCGCGGAGATCTTCGCCGACTCGCCGCTCTCGAGGTAGTTCAGCACGGCATACTCGCGGTTCTGCTCCTCTGGCGTCAGCTTCGAGCGCCGCGACGAGCCCTTGGCCGCGCCCTCGTACAGCACGCGCCGCCCCGCCTCGCCGATCCGGTAGACCCACTGCCGCCGCACCTCGGCCGAGAGCGGCAGCATCCCGCGCAGCACCTCGCCCAGCGGCGCGCAGTAGTACTGGGCGACCCACGACCCCAGCCGCATCAGCTCATCGGACAGGATGGCCTGATGGTCCATCACCTGCTGGAGCGGCTTGGCCTCGACGCCCTCGGGCAGCGGCTGGTCGTGCACCCGCACCACGACGCCCATCAGGCGCTGTCCGCTGAAGGGAACCAACACCCGCGCGCCGACGACAGGCACCCGGTCGTTCACCGCATAGGTAAACGTCCGATCGAGCGGAACCGGCAGAGCCACATCGCAGAAGGAAGCCACACTCCCCAGTGTATCGAGTCCGGCGCAATGCCCGAAACGCTACTTGCCTATCAGAACGCGACGCACGACACCGCGCATCGGCTCCTCGTAGTAAAGAAACAGAAAACAGCAGAACACGATGAGCACCACGGGCGTAACCGCGGCATCAAGCCCCGGGTGGAAGTGCGCAAAGAGTACATGCATCAGGTTGCGTATTGGAGCCTGCAGGATGTAGATCGAGAAACTGGCCCCACCCAGCAACAACATCGGAGGACTGGAGAGAAGGTTCGTCAGCCAGCCCTTGCCTACCGCAAGACGGAAGATAGCCCACGCAAAAGAAAAGAGAGCGGCAGCAATCAGGTAACGATCCTCGACTCTAAGGGAGATCACAATGCCGCCTGGAATCAGGCCCGCCAGCGTCAACCAATCATTGGTGCGCCAATCCGGCGAGGCACTCTGCCGCTCCATAAAGAGAGCACCAAGCGACATCCCCAGGATGAACTCCGGCAGGCGCAGAACCGGCAGCAGGATGTGACGATTGACCCATGAGTCGAAGACTCCGGGAGCAAGGTTGGGAGCATGAAACGCGATTCCGATTGCGACCATCAGCCCCGCTATCGACCACAACACCGCTGGAGACCGGCGACGGCGAAAGAACAATAACAGCAAGGGAAAGCAGAGGTAGAAAAAAAGCTCCACCGAGAGGGTCCAGGCCTGCCCGATGACCGCCATCCCCGTCTTCGAGGTAACTGGAAACCAGGCTTGCAGGAGTGGAATCACAAGCCACTCCCGCCCCTGCGGAAGCGTTCGCGAGAGACAGGTGGCGATGACGAGAGCGAGAAGGTAGACCGGATAGACGCGCGCCAGACGAGCGACGAAGTATTTATAAAGATCGCGGCCCGTCTTCAGGTTGTCCTGATACGTGTAGTACAGGATGAAACCCGAGAGCATGAAGAAGAGGCAAACACCGAATCCGCCGTGTCGCAGAAAAGCAATGAAGGGGGAGGGCATGTGCATGTGGTCGAAGAAGCCCGCCCCAAAGTGAAACAACAGAACCCAGAAAGCCGCAAAAAAACGAATACCCGTAAGAGCATGAAGACCAGGACGGCGGATCCGCTTGCCTGGAGTCGGAACCAGGCCCTCATGAAGCAATTCTTCCGTGGACATTGCAAAATTGTAGCCTATGCAGATTAGCCCGAAGTTCAGGCAGAGAGCCCCTGAAGTAGACGGGTAGGGAGCATATCTCATACGCCTTTCACCTCGCTGCGTTATTCTGTCGGTCGAAGATTCCGTAACGTCTCCGGAACCAGGAAGCCTCCGCTTGAAAGCACTCCTCCCGATCGCCCTCCTCCTCGCCTCCTCCGGCTCTCCCGCCCGGGCCGCCGCTCAGGCCGTCTCCGCCCAGCCGTCTGCCGCCGCGACGCTGAACGACGAGCCCATCACCCCGCCCTCGGTGGTCTATCCCGAGGAGGCCAAGAAGGCGCGCATCCAGGGCGTCGTCGTGCTCGAGATCAACGTCTCGGCCAAGGGCGAGGTGATCGGCGTGCGCGCCGTCTCCGGTCCCGAGCCGCTGCGCCAGGCCGCCGTAGATGCCTACCGGCACGCCGCCTACCGTCCCCTGCTCACCGACGGCAAGCCAACCCCGGCCATCATCACCACCAGCGTCAATTTCAACCTGAAAGAGCTGCCGCCGGATACCGACCAGAAGATCGACGCGGCCTTCGAGCCGCTGCACGCCCGCTGCCAGACGCTCTCGGCCCAGAACTCCGCTGACGCCGTGGCCGCGTGCCAAGAGGCGCTCGCTATGGCGAACCGTTTCTCCCCGCGCTTCGAGACAGGCGTCCATGCTACGGCGTACAACGACCTCGTCCTGGCGCTGATCGCCGCCAAGCGCAAGCCCGAGGCCAGCCAGCTCGGCGAAGAGGCCGTCTCCCGCTTCGTCGACCTGAACCCCGACGTGATGCACCACTCGCCCGCCGCCGCCACCGCCTTCATCACCCGCGCCGAGATCCGCTCGCTGACGAACAACCTGCGGGGCGCGGAGAAGGACTGCCTTGCGGCCGAAGAGATCATCCGCAGCCTGCTACAGAATGAGGCCGAAGTGGATAAGTCCGCGAACTACCGGCAGCAGCTACGCGAGACCATGCTGCTGCGCGCCGCCGTCCTTGATGAGCAGCACAAGACATCGCAGGCGAAGAAGCTGCGGGAGCAGGCCCGGTACATCTAGAAACAACGACAAAAGCGCCCTAACGCCGGGCGGCGGCACTTCGTGCGGTTCTCGGCGCTTCGCGTGTTTTTTGCCTAAGCCTTCTTCGGCCCCTTGAGCCCCATCTCCGCCATCACCATCTGCAGGTCCTTCCACGCCTCGCCCTTCTGGCGCGGATCGCGCAGCAGGAACGCCGGGTGATAGGTCACCAGCACCCTGGCCCCGCGACTCTGACGCCACGTACCCCGCAGCGAGGTCAGCGACTGCCGTACCCCCAGCAGGTAGGTCGCCGCCGTGGCCCCCAGAGCCACGATGAACTCCGGCTGCACCACGTCGATCTGCCGTGCGAGAAACGGCCTGCAAGTCTCGGCCTCGACCGGCTCGGGGTTGCGATTGCCCGGCGGGCGGCATTTGACGATGTTCGCGATGTAAACCTCTTCGCGCTTGAGGCCCATCGCCGTAATCATGTTGTTCAGCAACTGTCCGGCCTTGCCCACGAAGGGGATGCCGCTGGCATCTTCATCCGCGCCCGGCCCCTCGCCCACAAACATGAGCCGCGCGTTGGGATCGCCGTCGGCGAAGACAATCTTCCGACGTCCCGCATAGGCCAGCGGACAGCGTGTGCAGTCGCCGATATCCTCTTGGATGGCACGCAGGGCAGCAGCACGGTCGGCGGGCGCGATCCGCGTCGTGGGCAGGCGGATGAGGCTGTGAAGCGGAACTGGTTTGGCCATGGAATCACTAAACGCAGAGGGAACAGGCGCGGGTGGCGGTGCCGGAGGACGCACGGCAGGCGCACGTAGAACAGAGGCAGGTGGAGCGGGAGCCTGCAACGCAGGATCAGGCAAAACAGGTGTGCGCACTACGGGAGCCGCCGCAACGCGTTCCCTGACCACAGGCATCGGTGGCTCGGGTAGAGCCTCAGGTTGAGCAGAAAGCACCTGCTCCAGCTCGACCGGCTCACCGTTCCGATAGAAGTCATGCACGCCCATATCCCGGAAGTACTCGAGATACGCACGCACCGCATCGTTCTGCTTTTCGACCGCCATCTTGCCAGCCTACAGCAATCGGCCTGAGGAAACCGAGCCAAGTAAAAGCAGATGCTCGCTGCCGACCAGCAGAAGGCCCTCAGCAGATTACTCGCCCATATCGCCCCCAGAACGGCACGAAGTGCTAGATAAGAGTGTCGACTGCCGGAGCCACGATGCGCTCGTTCAGCACGAACGTCACCTGCCCGGCGCGAATCTCATCCTGCGCCACACGGCACGCCTTCATCGACTTTGAAGCCGTCAGCGGAGGAGCGCCTGACTGTAGCTGCCGCGCACGGCGAGCAGCACCCTTGACCAAGCTGTACTTGTTGAACAGAGCATTGTCTGTCGTCATAGATTTACCTCGGTGACTTCGACTCTACCCCTAAACATCGGCCGCTACCACAAAAAACGATAGTGGATAACGAGTCCCTAACTCTTTTAGTCCCGCTTTAGCTCCGGGCAAAGCTCGCAAGCGCCGCCTGAAGACGGCTCGAAGCGGCATCGGTACGGCAGCTCGCGGCCATCGCCTGCACCCCGTCCCCCTGCCCACGCTCGGTGAGCACGATCGCCTTCATCTCCGTCACAGCTTGGTCCAGAACATCGTTCACCAGCGCGTACTTGTACTCGCGCAGCCGGTTTAGCTCCTTGCGCGCCTCGCTCAGACGCCGCCCGATGACCTCCTCGGAGGTCATGTTCTCGGCCTCGCTGCGGTTGCGCAGACGCATCTCCAGCACCTCGGGGCTAGGTGGCAAAATAAAAATCGAGACCGCCGACGGCAGCTTCTGCATGATCTGCACCGCGCCCTGCACGTCGATATCGAGCAGCAGGTCCTTGCCCGCAATCCGCGCATGATCGAGCGCCGAAAGCGCCGTGCCGTAGTAGTTGCCGAAGACCTCGGCGTACTCCAAAAACTCGCCCGCGGCGATCATCCGCTCGAAGTTCTCGCGGGTGGTGAAGTGGTACTCGCGCCCGTTCTCTTCCGAGCCACGCGGCGCGCGCGTCGTGTAGGAGACCGAAAAGTCCAGCCCCTCGACCAGTGTCCGCAACTGCGTCACCAGCGTTGATTTCCCCGAGCCCGACGGGGCCGAGATGATGAAAAGAATGCCTGCCATGTTGTTGTCAGTGTAGCTGCTTAGCCGGAAAACTACTCCAGATTCTGCACCTGTTCCCTGGCCCGTTCCAGTTCAACCTTCACCTGTAAACCCAAATCGGTAATGCGCAGCCCGGCCTCCCCGGCGGCTCCCCCCGTCTTCGAGAGCAGAGTGTTGGCCTCGCGGTTCAGCTCCTGCAACAGGAAATCGAGCTGCCGCCCCAGCTCGCCGCCCGCCTCCAGCAACTCCACGAACCGGCCCACGTGCGTCCTGAGCCGCACCAACTCCTCCTCCACGTCGCCGCGTTCGGCCAGCATCGACGCCTCGATCAGGATGCGCTCCTCAGCCACCTGAACCCCGGCTCCTTCGAGCAACTCCGCCAGCCGCGTGCGCAGCCGACCCACCTGCGTCTCGGCGATGCTCCCGCGCAGCCGCGTCACCTCGTCCACCACGGCCTCGATGCGCCCCATTCCAGCCAGCAGCTCCAGCCGCAGCGCCTCGCCCTCAGCGGCGCGCACCGCGTCGAAGCGGTCCACCAGCTCCGGCACGGCAGCCAGCACCGCCGCAGCCATCTCGGCATCCTCCGCCCTCACTGCCTCAGCCGCGATCACGCCAGGCATCCGCAGCAGCTCGTGTACTTCCGGATCACCACTCAATCCCAACAGACCCGAGGCACGCCGGTAGACCTCCGCATACGAGGCCAGCAGAGCCTCGTTCAACTCCAGACGCCCGCCAGCCGTGGCCTTCTCAAGCTGAAGCCCAAACTCCACATGCCCGCGCCGCAGCCGCTCCTTCAGCGTCTTGCGCAGAGCCGCTTCCAGCCCCTCCAGACCGTTCGGCACCCGCACCAGCAGGTCCAGATGACGATGGTTCACGCTCTTCAACGTCAACGCGAAACCCACCTCCCCGGACGCTCCACGCGCCGTAGCAAAGCCCGTCATCGACCGAACCGGATTTGCAGAACTCATGCCACACCCTCCACATCACTATCGTCCTGGAACTGAAGATCGTGCAGCCGCCGATACGTCCCCATCCGCGCCAGCAACTGCTCGTGCGTCCCCATCTCGGTGATGCGCCCGTGCTCCAGCACCACGATCCGCGTGGCCCGCCGCACGGTCGAGAGCCGGTGCGCGATCACGAACACCGTGCGCCCCTGCATCAGGTTCGCCAGCGCCGCCTGCACAAACTTCTCACTCTCCGCGTCGAGCGCGCTGGTCGCCTCGTCCAAGATCAGCACCGGCGCGTTCTTCAGGATGGCCCGCGCAATCGCCAGCCGCTGCCGCTCGCCGCCGCTCAGCCGCACGCCCTTCTCGCCGATCTTCGTGTCGTACCCCTCCGGCATCCGCAGGATGAAATCGTGCGCCAGCGCCATCTTCGCGGCTGACTCTACATCCTTCAGAGGCACATCCGGCTGGCCGTAAGCAATGTTATTCCGCACGGTGTCGTTGAAGAGCACCGTCTCCTGCGTCACCTTGCCGATCTGCTCGCGCAGTGACGCAATCGTCACATCGCGCAGGTCATGCCCGTCGATCAGGATGCGCCCCGAGGCCACATCGAAGAAGCGCGGAATCAGATTCACCAGAGACGACTTGCCCGCGCCGCTCGGCCCCACCAGCGCAATCACCTCGCCGCGCTGCACCGCCAGGTCGATGCCGTGCAGCACCGGCTTCATCTCGCCGTTGTCCTCGTAGGCAAAGCCCACGTTCTCAAAACGAATCTCCTCGTGGAAGCCCTTCAGCTCAGGCGCTTTGCGCTTCTCGCGCACGTCGTCCTGCGCGTCCATGAACTCGAAGATGGCCTCGCTCGCGCCCAGCGCCTGCTGGAAGCTGTTGTAGAAGAGCGCGAACTTGCGCACCGGATCGTAGAGCGTGAACGTCGCAATCAGAAACGCGATGAACGAGCCTTCGGTCATCTGGTGTAGCTTGATGCGATCGCGGCCCAGCAGCAGCAACAGCGCGATGCCGATGGAGCCGATAGCATCCATCAGGGGCGAGCTGATGGCCTGCACGCTGATCGCCTTGAGGTTCGCGGTGAAGAGCCGCCGCGCCGCCCGGCGAAACCGCTTCATCTCCCAGATCTCCATGCCGAACGCCTTCACGATGCTGTTGCCTGTGATGGTTTCGTGCAGGATGTTCTGGATCTCGGCCAGCTTGTCCTGGCCCTTACGCGTGGTGGAGCGCACGCTGCGCCCGATGCGCCGCGCCGACGAGATAACTACCGGCACAAACAGCAGCAGCACCCAGGCCAGCTTGCCGCCGTTGATGACCACCACCGCGGCCATAAAAAGAAAAGTGAAAAACTGCTGCAAGAAATCGCCCAGCACGGCGGACATCGCCGTCTGCACGCGCTCGATATCGTTGATGAGCGTCGAGAGCAGCGTGCCCGTGGTGTGCTTCTGGAAGAACGCCATCGACCGCCGCAGCACCGCGTCGTAGAGGTCGTTGCGCAGGTCGGTAATCATGCCGAAGCCCGCGTAGTTCACCAGGTAGGTGCCCGCGTAGTCGCAAACCGACTTCACGATGGCCGACGCGATCAGCGCATAGGCCACCACCGTCCAGGCGTTATGCAGTTGGCTAGGCACCAGAAAGTGCAGGTCGATCTGCCGCTGCACATGCGGAATCGAGAACCGCAGCAGGTCATCCGGCGGAGCATCGGGCTGCAACACCTTATCGAAAATAGGCTTGACCAACAGCACACGAAACGCCGCCATCAGCCCCACCATAGCCATCAGCAGCACGGAGCCCAGCGAGTAGAGCGCGTAGGGGACTCCGTACAGCAGCAGCCGCCAGACCCGCTTCAAATCTGCACTCCGTCGATATCTAAGCCGATCCGCACCAGATTATTCTACGCATGAGTAATCCACTCATAAAAACCGCGCATCTCCAAAAGCCGCTGTGCTATGCTCACCTTGCGAAGCCGCGTCGATAGAGAATGTTCGTGCGAACTACATATCAATCCCCCAAACACTAATTGGCAAAACTCAAAAGCGCCAGTTTACTCAACCGGGAGAGATCGGAAGGAATGCGACTGCAAAAACAAGCTACGCAGGCGCGGCCACTCACGCCGGCAGGTTCCATTGCGCTGGATGTCATTCGGTTTGGAGCAGCAGTTGCAGTCGTTGTCGGCCACTTATCCAACTACCCTTTCTCCCTGCACTGGCCTTATCTCCTGAAACTTGCGCTGAGTGCAGTGGCAGTCTTCTTTGTTCTCTCCGGCTTTGTGATTCGCCTGATCACAAAGGTCCGCCCGATTGAGGCTCGAGATTACGCAATTGATCGCTTCTCACGCCTGTACTCGGTGACCGTACCTGCCGTTTTATTTACTCTCCTGGCGGCTTTCGTGCTGCACCTGTTCCCTTCCACACGGTTAGGAAGTATCGTCGAATTCGACCTGAGAAAAATTGCTCCGCAAACTTTGGCAAATCTCACCTTTACCGCAGAGATATGGGGCTTTGACTTTCCGGTCAGCTTCAACTCTGTGTTCTGGTCTCTGTGCTATGAATTCTCCTACTATTGCTTTTACGGTCTGGCGTTCTTCGGCAGAGGCTGGGTGCGATGGGTTTCGCTTGTCGCCCTGGCACTCTTCGTCGGACCTCCCATTCTCTTTCTCCTTCCTCTGTGGCTCTTTGGCTGCTTGATTCACGATCTCTATCAAAAACTGCGCACCCAGCGAAACTCGCTCTCCTATCTTACCGGCATCTTCGCCACCGGGCTCATTGCGGTTGTGCTTTTGCGCCCCGTCCTGCGTAGCTTGGGCCATCGAGTTGCTGCGACGATGCCGCACTCAAGCCTCACAGGTCTACTTCATTGGAGCAAGGATCATGGCTTGCACCTTCTACAACGTGCAAGCTTTCACGCCTATGTGGTGGGAGTTCCAACCGGCCTTCTCTTGCTCTACCTACTTCTTCTGCTGGAACGATCGAAGCTGAGAAAAGACCATGCCGTCATTCCGATAATTCGCAGGATTGCCGATGGGACATTTTCCCTTTATCTCTTTCATCTGCCTTTGCTGATGCTGTTCGTGGCTTATATTCCCTATGACCGAACCAGCAATATCCAGAAAATCGCCCTCCTTCTTGTCACCATCGCATTATCCGTCCTGATAGAAATCCCTCTGAATCATTTCAAGCGTTTTCTCAGGAAGAAACTTTCGATCTCCAGTGCAGCATCTCGTTCGGTGGTCAGCACACGGTAGCTCATTGCCGCGTCCCGGCAGCCTGGCCTGCATCTTCACCGCGGCATATCCCGGTGCGAGCTTTTGACCCTATAACCACTGCCTTCGAGCCGCCGCTTCATCTCCTCGGCGATGAAGACCGAACGGTGCTGCCCGCCCGTGCACCCGAAGGCCACCGTCAGGTAGCTCTTGCCCTCCTTGATGTAGTGCGGCAGCAGGAAGTCGAGCATCTCGGTGGTCTTGTCGAGAAACTCCTTCGTCTGCGGAAAGCTCATCACGTACTTCGCCACCTGGGCGTCCCTGCCGGTCAGCGGGCGGAACTCGGGGATGAAGTGCGGATTGGGCAGAAACCGCACGTCGAAAACGAGATCCGCATCCGTCGGCACGCCGTTCTTGAAGCCGAAGCTCATCGACTGGATCGTCAGGTTGCGGTCGCTCTCGCCCTTGTCCTCGAACTGCGCGTGGATGTGCGCACGCAGCTCGTGCACGTTGAACTTCGTCGTATCGAGCAGGATATCGGCGACGTTGCGGATCGGGTCCAGCCGCTTGCGCTCCGAGCGGATCGACTCGAGCACCGTCTCGGTCACCTCTTTGCCGTGGTCGCGCGCGCGCTTGGCCAGCCCCATCGGATGCGGTCTGCGCGTCTCCGAAAACCGCCGCACCAGCGCGTCTTCGCTGGCTTCGAGGAAGACCACCTTCGTCGGCAGCACCTTGCGCACCTGCTTCAGGATCGCGGGAAACTTATCCAGCCGCATCCCCTCGCGCACGTCCACCACCAGCGCCGCGCGGGTAATCTCATTGGACTGGCGCACCAGATCGGCGAAGCGCGGAATCAACTCCAGCGGCAGGTTGTCCACCGAGTAGTAACCCAGATCCTCAAACGCCTTCAGCGCCGAGAGCTTGCCCGAGCCGGACATACCGGTCAGGATCACCAACTCGCCGTGGGCCTCGAGATAGCCCTCAGCCGCAGTTTTTTTCGCAATCTTTTTGGAGGAACTTTTGGCAGTCTTCTTCAGGGCAGTCTTGCTCGCTGCCTTTACAGTCTTCGCGGCTGGCTTGCGGCTCATGCAGAGATCGTAGCAGGTACTTCGTACCGTTCTCGGGGCGGCACGGGGGAGTTATCTTCTGAGGGCCTTCCATTGGTCGGCAGCTAACGATATCCGCTGCCGACCAACGGAAATCCCCCATACCACTTACTTATCTACACCGCAGCACCTAAGAGGCCGCCGCCTGATCCATCTCCACCACCAGGCTGGGCACTGACTTCGGATGTCGCTTCAGGGTCGTTCGGCGCTGCTGACTGCGAATCGCCTGCTGCTCCAGGCACCGCAGCGCGTCATGCAGGGCCACCGCCATCTCTGTCCCCTCACACAACGCAACCAGGCTCTGATCCCCGGTCTTCATCGTTACTTCCGCGATCTGCCGGTACTTTTCCCCGGTCAGAATCACATGGACACTCACCATCCTGCCCACGATTCGCTCAATCCTCAACAACCCCGCTTCCGCCTGCTTCTTCAACTTCGACGTAACGGTCGTGCATCGTCCGGTGTACTCAACGTTCATCAGTTCACCTCACTGCAACACAATCTATACCCTCCGATGCCGTCGATGCACTCCGTTGTTGTTCAAAACTCCTTGCCTCCGGAGATAAAGTCATCCAAAAAAAACACGGAAAATCCCGGATAAGACGGACAAGAACAAGCCAATCCCCACCTGTTCCTGATCCGTGGAAATCTTTCCAGACAGCAATTTATCGAACGCGACGCTGGTGAGTGCTTGGAATCTGCTGGTCTTCCCTGTACTTCGCCACCGTCCGCCGAGTCACATTGATCCCCTCGGACTTGAGTTGCGCGGCCAACTGGTCGTCGGTCAGCGGCTTGCGCGGGTCTTCCTCTTCGATCAGCTTCTTCACCTTTCGCTTCAGCAGCACCAACGGCAGGTCGCCGCCCTCAGGGCCGTTCACGCCCTCCGAGAAGAAGAACCGCAGCTCATACACCCCCTGCGACGTGTGCACATACTTGTTCGCCACCGCGCGGCTCACCGTCGAAGGGTGCACTCCGATCTCCTCGGCCACTTCCTTAATCATCATCGGCTTCAGCGACTGCTCCCCATGCTCCAGGAACTCCTGCTGCCGCCTGACGATCACCTCGCAGGTCCGCACAATCGTGTTCTTCCGCTGCTCGATGTTTCTGAGAAGCTGGATCGCCGACTTGTACCGCTCCTTCACATACTCGCGGACGTCCTTGTCCGTCTGTTTCTGCCGCAGCATCTTCCGATAGCCCTGGTTCAGTCGCAGCGTGGGCATGTCCTCCTCGTTCATCAGCACGACGTACTGGTCGTCGCGCTTCACGAACGCCACATCCGGCTCGATCAGCCGCGTATCGTTCTGCGCGTACCGCTGCCCCGGCCTGGGGTCCAGCGTGCGGATGTACTCCACCGCGGCCTGCACCTCCTCGGCCGTGCGCCCGCAGCTCTTGGTCAGCTCACGCATGTCCTTCTTCAGCAGCAGCGGCAGGCAGTTCGTCACAATATGCGCCGCCGTCTCGAAGACGTCGAAGCGGCTCTGCGGCGGAGCCACCTCATCCGTAAGCTCCTCCAGACCCTCTTCCGCCTCTGCCGACGCCAGCTCCCTGCGCCGCGCCGCCACCGTCTCGGCCTCGCGCCGCTGCGCCGCAATCTGCACCAGCAGGCACTCGCGCAGGTCGCGCGCGCCGACCCCCAGGGGATCAAGCTGGTTCACCAGCTCCCGCGCGCGGACGATAATGACCAGCTCCGCATCCAGAGACTTCGGCTTAGGAGCAGCGGCTGCCACCGAGTCGAGCACCTCTTCCTCCTCAGCCAGTTCCGGCTTAGCCCGCGCCCCACGCTCAAACGGAATCGGGTCCAGCCGGATCGGACCATGCACCTCGGCCGCCAGGGCCTCGGCCAGCTCCTCGTCGCTCGCCGTCAGGTAGCCGTTCCCGTCCAGGTTGCCGATCACCAGCTCCACCGCCGCACGCAGCACCGGCGACAGCGTCTGCGCCCCGATCTGCCACAGCAGATGGTCGCTCAGCGTGCTGGGCTGGGCCAGAAAGTGTTCAAACGAGGGCTTGTCATACTCCTCGAAGTTCGAGGTCGTCTTGAAGCCGGGGTCCAGAAACTCCTGAAAGTAGCTGCCGAAGTCGATCTCGTCGAAGGGGTCCTTCTCCACCCGTTCGGTCTCCGCCGCCACCTCGGCGACGGAGCGGTCGCGGTCACCCTCGCGCCCATCCATCTCCTCCATGGTGGGTCCGAACTCCTCCAGCTCCTCGAGCACGGGGTTCTCCACCATCTCGGAGTTGATCATCTCCTTCAGGTCCAGCTTGTTCAGCGCCAGCACACTGACCATCTGCACAAGGCCGGGCGTCAGCACCTGGCGTTGCGAGACCTTCAGATTCAGTCTGGGTTGCATGAACAATGTCTCTACCTCTCCTCGTCCACCAGCATTGCAGATCTAGAAAATTCCTTCGACAATCTGAGATCGACGTCACCCGATCGCCGTCAGAGGAATGTCTCCGTTGGTTTGCTCCGCCACAGTCTACACTTGCCGGACATTGCTGATAGGGGCCGCACATGGCCGTTTCCCACATTGGAATCAAGAGTGGGAAGCCGCCGCTCTGTGAAAATAGATGCATAAATATTGCACATCCAGGGTCGAATGCAACCTAATCCATGGAAAATTTTTCCCCGAGATAGATCCTTTTTACCTCCGGATCACGTCCCAGCATACCCGGCGTGCCCGTTCGGAAGATCTTCCCCTCGTTGATGATGTAGGCCCGGTCGGTCACCGAGAGCGTCTCGCGCACGTTAT
This is a stretch of genomic DNA from Granulicella sp. WH15. It encodes these proteins:
- the raiA gene encoding ribosome-associated translation inhibitor RaiA, coding for MNVEYTGRCTTVTSKLKKQAEAGLLRIERIVGRMVSVHVILTGEKYRQIAEVTMKTGDQSLVALCEGTEMAVALHDALRCLEQQAIRSQQRRTTLKRHPKSVPSLVVEMDQAAAS
- the rpoN gene encoding RNA polymerase factor sigma-54 encodes the protein MFMQPRLNLKVSQRQVLTPGLVQMVSVLALNKLDLKEMINSEMVENPVLEELEEFGPTMEEMDGREGDRDRSVAEVAAETERVEKDPFDEIDFGSYFQEFLDPGFKTTSNFEEYDKPSFEHFLAQPSTLSDHLLWQIGAQTLSPVLRAAVELVIGNLDGNGYLTASDEELAEALAAEVHGPIRLDPIPFERGARAKPELAEEEEVLDSVAAAAPKPKSLDAELVIIVRARELVNQLDPLGVGARDLRECLLVQIAAQRREAETVAARRRELASAEAEEGLEELTDEVAPPQSRFDVFETAAHIVTNCLPLLLKKDMRELTKSCGRTAEEVQAAVEYIRTLDPRPGQRYAQNDTRLIEPDVAFVKRDDQYVVLMNEEDMPTLRLNQGYRKMLRQKQTDKDVREYVKERYKSAIQLLRNIEQRKNTIVRTCEVIVRRQQEFLEHGEQSLKPMMIKEVAEEIGVHPSTVSRAVANKYVHTSQGVYELRFFFSEGVNGPEGGDLPLVLLKRKVKKLIEEEDPRKPLTDDQLAAQLKSEGINVTRRTVAKYREDQQIPSTHQRRVR
- a CDS encoding acyltransferase; protein product: MRLQKQATQARPLTPAGSIALDVIRFGAAVAVVVGHLSNYPFSLHWPYLLKLALSAVAVFFVLSGFVIRLITKVRPIEARDYAIDRFSRLYSVTVPAVLFTLLAAFVLHLFPSTRLGSIVEFDLRKIAPQTLANLTFTAEIWGFDFPVSFNSVFWSLCYEFSYYCFYGLAFFGRGWVRWVSLVALALFVGPPILFLLPLWLFGCLIHDLYQKLRTQRNSLSYLTGIFATGLIAVVLLRPVLRSLGHRVAATMPHSSLTGLLHWSKDHGLHLLQRASFHAYVVGVPTGLLLLYLLLLLERSKLRKDHAVIPIIRRIADGTFSLYLFHLPLLMLFVAYIPYDRTSNIQKIALLLVTIALSVLIEIPLNHFKRFLRKKLSISSAASRSVVSTR
- the rapZ gene encoding RNase adapter RapZ, encoding MSRKPAAKTVKAASKTALKKTAKSSSKKIAKKTAAEGYLEAHGELVILTGMSGSGKLSALKAFEDLGYYSVDNLPLELIPRFADLVRQSNEITRAALVVDVREGMRLDKFPAILKQVRKVLPTKVVFLEASEDALVRRFSETRRPHPMGLAKRARDHGKEVTETVLESIRSERKRLDPIRNVADILLDTTKFNVHELRAHIHAQFEDKGESDRNLTIQSMSFGFKNGVPTDADLVFDVRFLPNPHFIPEFRPLTGRDAQVAKYVMSFPQTKEFLDKTTEMLDFLLPHYIKEGKSYLTVAFGCTGGQHRSVFIAEEMKRRLEGSGYRVKSSHRDMPR